In Candidatus Cloacimonadota bacterium, the DNA window GATATGAAAAACAAACCAAAACAGTAGCAGTAAAGTCTAATTTAACAACAACTGTTATGTTCTCATTAAGAATGAAACCAATTGGTATTCAAGGAATTACTGTTATTTCTGATAGAGCAAAAATTGAAACTCCTATAGCATTTACAGATATTGACAAAGAAGAAATTACTTCAGGTCTTGGTTCACGTGACATTCCACTCGTTCTTACAAACACTCCAAGTGTTTATTCCACCTGCCAGGGTGGTGGAGCAGGCGATGCTCGTGTAAATATCCGTGGATTCAACCAGAGAAATGTGGCTGTTATGATCAATGGCGTTCCAATTAATGATATGGAAAATGGATGGGTATACTGGTCAAACTGGGACGGTCTTGGCGATGCAACATCATCTATTCAGGTGCAAAGAGGATTAAGTGCTGTAAACCTTGCTGTTCCTTCTATTGGTGGAACTATGAATATGATTACGGACCCAAGCAAAATGAGCCAAGGTGTTGATTTTAAACAAGAATATGGCACATCAGGTTTTAATAAGAAAACTCTTACAGCAAATTCTGGCTTAGTTAGTGACAAATATGCCTTTAGCCTTAATGTTACTCGAAAAACTGGTAATGGTATAATTGATAAAACCTGGACTGATGCCTGGTCTTATTATCTTGCCACAAGCTATAATATTAATGAAAACAATCGTCTTGAATTCTATGCTGTTGGTGCTCCTCAAAAACATGGACAGAATCTTTACAAACAAAATATGGCTGCGTATAATCATGAATATGCTAAGGAACATTCGGGCTTACCAGACAGTGTTCTTGCTGATTATCTTGCTGATAAACCTCAATCTGAAGCTGGAATGTTTTATAATCAAAACTGGAATGTTGTGAATCCTGATTATAAGGGAAAACAATGGTGGAATGGTGGATTACACAATAGATATTCACCCGATTTCATAAATGAAAGGGAAAATTTCTATCACAAACCACAAATTAATTTGAACTGGTATACAAAATTAAATGAGAAAATGAATGTTTATTCTGTGTTGTATTATTCAGGAGGAAAAGGTGGAGGGACAGGAACTTACGGAAATGTAATAAAGGATTATTCCGGACCATCCCCAATCGTAGATTGGAATACAACAATAGAAAATAATCTTGCTGACACCACGGGTAATATAGGTGTTCTTCGTAATAGCAGAAATAATCAGTGGACCATTGGTGCATTATCCAAAGTAAAATATACACTCTCTGATAAGATCAAAACTTCACTTGGTCTAGACTGGAGAACTGCAGAGATTGACCATTTCCGAGAAGTACGCGATCTACTTGGTGGTGAATATTTATATTACACAGGTAATGAATTTGATACTAATGAAGTAGATTATCATAAAGGTCTTGGTGACAAGATCGCTTATTATAACACAAATAATGTAGATTGGATTGGTGGATATGCTCAGGGAGAGTTTTCCCTAGGTCCTTTAAATACTTATGGAATGGGTGGACTTTCCAGCATTAAATATTCTTATGAAGATCATTTCAGAGCTTCTGACACGCTATCAACTGGAGCTCCTGATCCAAATAGTGACCCATTTACTTCAGAAACAGATTGGCTACCTGGCTTCCAGTTTAAAGGTGGCTCAAGTTACAGATTGACAGATAACATTGGTATATTTGGTAATGCCGGTTATGTTAACAAATGTCCGATATTTGATGAAGTAATTGACGATTATGATGGAACAGTAGCCGACAATCCCGAAAATGAAAAATTTACTGATATTGAAATCGGAGCTAATTTTGTTGGTCTGGGCGGATTGCTGAACATTAAGGGTGATTTTTATTACACTAATTGGATTGATCAAATCAAAACAAGAGGTGTAGAAGATTCACTTGGTAATGAAGGTATCATATTCCTCAGAGGTATGGATTCTCGTCATGCAGGAATAGAATTAGAACTACGCGCACAACCAATTCCATTGGTAAAATTTGATGCTTCTTTCTCCAAAGGAGATTGGATTTATACGAACGATTTCAGTGCTACTTATAAAAATTGGGTTGATACGGTTACGGTAATTGATACTTTGACATGTTATGTTAAGGACCTCAAAGTTGGTGATGCACCTCAAACACAACTTGCCTTAGAAACAACATTATTTCCTGTTGAGGGTTTGAGAGCTACTATCTCCTATAAATATTTCTGTGATTTTTATGCTTCATGGGATCCTTTCAGTCGACAAGATCCAAATGATAGAAAACAAAGTTGGAAAATTCCAGCTTACAGTCTTGTAGATCTTCATTTAAGTTATAAACTTCCTACTGTTGTAAAAGGATTAGATATTGAAGCCTTTACTCATATATTTAATTTATTTGATGAAGTCTATGTTCAGGATGCAACAGATAACAGCTACTACAATGGTTATGATACGGGACAATATCCTCACACTGGTAGTTCCGCAGAGGTATTCTTCGGACTTCCAAGAAGATTCAATGCTGGTTTGTCAATCAAATTGTAATTCAAAATAGATACTAAATTAAACCCTCAAGGTCTTCGGCTCTTGGGGGTTTTTTATGAGCAGTTTAAAAGTTGTATAACTGTATGATTAGTTTAATAGATAAATGATTGATTGAGAAACAATGATATTCAAAATTTATCTGACAAAGTTTATCGTAATAGTTTTTTAATCCTATCTCATTGCTGGTTCAGGTATGTCACCTGAATCAAAATGTTTAGGTTCTCCCGAAGGCTTTCGGGACAAACTTGAACCAGCAAGGGGTGTGTGTATATTTAAGATGATGTATGTTATT includes these proteins:
- a CDS encoding TonB-dependent receptor; this translates as MKKILSIVILSLLFILPYALFAAETGTIAGKVDIEKTGRPLSAANVIIEDTSIGVLTKADGSFIMKNVPTGTYTVTASFLGYEKQTKTVAVKSNLTTTVMFSLRMKPIGIQGITVISDRAKIETPIAFTDIDKEEITSGLGSRDIPLVLTNTPSVYSTCQGGGAGDARVNIRGFNQRNVAVMINGVPINDMENGWVYWSNWDGLGDATSSIQVQRGLSAVNLAVPSIGGTMNMITDPSKMSQGVDFKQEYGTSGFNKKTLTANSGLVSDKYAFSLNVTRKTGNGIIDKTWTDAWSYYLATSYNINENNRLEFYAVGAPQKHGQNLYKQNMAAYNHEYAKEHSGLPDSVLADYLADKPQSEAGMFYNQNWNVVNPDYKGKQWWNGGLHNRYSPDFINERENFYHKPQINLNWYTKLNEKMNVYSVLYYSGGKGGGTGTYGNVIKDYSGPSPIVDWNTTIENNLADTTGNIGVLRNSRNNQWTIGALSKVKYTLSDKIKTSLGLDWRTAEIDHFREVRDLLGGEYLYYTGNEFDTNEVDYHKGLGDKIAYYNTNNVDWIGGYAQGEFSLGPLNTYGMGGLSSIKYSYEDHFRASDTLSTGAPDPNSDPFTSETDWLPGFQFKGGSSYRLTDNIGIFGNAGYVNKCPIFDEVIDDYDGTVADNPENEKFTDIEIGANFVGLGGLLNIKGDFYYTNWIDQIKTRGVEDSLGNEGIIFLRGMDSRHAGIELELRAQPIPLVKFDASFSKGDWIYTNDFSATYKNWVDTVTVIDTLTCYVKDLKVGDAPQTQLALETTLFPVEGLRATISYKYFCDFYASWDPFSRQDPNDRKQSWKIPAYSLVDLHLSYKLPTVVKGLDIEAFTHIFNLFDEVYVQDATDNSYYNGYDTGQYPHTGSSAEVFFGLPRRFNAGLSIKL